A genomic window from Nanoarchaeota archaeon includes:
- the glyS gene encoding glycine--tRNA ligase, with protein MPSNKKFQEQLIQMLTHRGFVWGPEPEIYGGLAGFFTYAPLGKRLKNNIENKIREVFIAHNFWEVECPIVMPREVWKASGHLEGFTDPLVECSKCKGVFRIDKLIEEKYPDVIVSAFKEHQFLDYINDLRVKCPTCGSKFLPEIRRHNLMMRTTIGTNTEAYNRPETATTTYLPFKRYYEFFRKKFPFGVFQIGKAFRNEISPRQHVIRCREFTQAEAQLFLTKKLKHDWKPFEKVKKEKLPLWTWYMQDNKKDPASTSLDEAINSNVLKNKAYAWTLYVSYKIFLELGIPQEKIRFRQHAPDEKAFYSDDTWDLEAELESFGWTEMCGISDRTDYDIGNHSKASGTDMSVPDEENNKIFPQIIEIAFGTDRPAFAILDICYKPDAGVGERNVLNLPNHLAPIQVAVFPLMARDNLDVKAREVHAMLAKEFMASYDEAGSIGKRYARMDEVGTPFCVTIDYDSLEKKDVTIRERDTGKQVRVKIGELAERLRKDLK; from the coding sequence ATGCCGTCAAACAAAAAATTCCAGGAACAGCTAATTCAGATGCTTACCCACCGCGGTTTTGTGTGGGGGCCGGAGCCTGAGATATACGGCGGGCTCGCGGGTTTTTTCACTTACGCGCCGCTTGGCAAAAGGCTTAAGAATAATATTGAGAATAAGATTCGCGAGGTCTTCATTGCGCACAATTTCTGGGAAGTGGAATGCCCGATTGTTATGCCGCGCGAGGTCTGGAAGGCATCCGGCCACTTGGAAGGATTCACCGACCCGCTTGTTGAATGCAGCAAGTGCAAAGGCGTTTTTCGGATTGACAAATTGATTGAAGAAAAATATCCGGATGTTATTGTTTCTGCATTCAAAGAGCACCAGTTTCTCGATTACATCAATGACCTGCGCGTGAAATGCCCTACATGCGGCTCCAAGTTCCTTCCCGAAATCCGCAGGCATAACCTGATGATGCGCACAACGATTGGAACAAATACTGAGGCGTACAATCGGCCCGAGACAGCGACAACAACTTATCTTCCTTTCAAAAGATATTATGAATTTTTCAGAAAGAAGTTCCCGTTCGGGGTCTTTCAGATAGGAAAGGCTTTCAGGAACGAGATTTCCCCGCGCCAGCACGTTATCCGGTGCAGGGAGTTCACACAGGCAGAGGCGCAATTATTCCTGACAAAAAAACTCAAGCATGATTGGAAGCCTTTTGAAAAGGTTAAAAAAGAGAAGCTGCCGCTATGGACGTGGTATATGCAGGATAATAAAAAAGATCCTGCATCAACATCACTTGACGAAGCGATTAACAGCAATGTCCTGAAAAACAAAGCCTATGCATGGACGCTTTATGTCTCATACAAAATATTTCTTGAGCTCGGTATCCCGCAGGAAAAAATCCGCTTCAGGCAGCACGCGCCGGACGAAAAGGCATTTTATTCAGACGATACATGGGACCTCGAAGCCGAGCTTGAAAGCTTCGGCTGGACCGAGATGTGCGGAATTTCAGACCGGACGGATTATGATATTGGCAACCACTCAAAGGCATCAGGAACTGATATGTCAGTGCCTGACGAAGAGAACAACAAAATATTCCCGCAGATAATTGAGATTGCATTTGGTACAGACAGGCCTGCTTTTGCAATACTGGATATCTGCTACAAGCCTGATGCAGGCGTTGGCGAGCGCAATGTTTTGAACTTGCCAAATCACCTTGCGCCGATACAGGTTGCAGTATTTCCGCTTATGGCGCGCGACAATCTTGATGTAAAGGCGCGCGAAGTCCATGCGATGCTTGCAAAAGAATTCATGGCATCATATGATGAAGCCGGAAGCATCGGGAAAAGATACGCGCGGATGGATGAAGTCGGAACGCCGTTCTGCGTGACAATAGACTACGACTCGCTTGAAAAGAAAGATGTCACAATACGCGAGCGCGATACAGGAAAGCAGGTGAGGGTGAAGATTGGGGAATTGGCGGAGCGATTGAGGAAAGACTTGAAATGA
- a CDS encoding ATP-binding protein, translating to MNVSNFLKSAGYFFLLMRPFSKPEKDALDTILPDLPKDARTTAKKLVKQYKARIARKQMPYSEKITSIRHYSLLEAYGEESKDEIARLNKILIDAAETRITEEFSKNAWQNLQKIFAPHLIGFDDIKKGVLLQIFSKDPVHVLLIGDTGTGKTDILRAAEDISPISAFGLGSGTSNTGLTATVRGKEVRKGILSLADNGMALIDELNLMKTEDRAGLYNAMEKGFITFDKGGNHFKFDARCSVLASANPKGSKFKGTTLKETKAQMPFEPALISRFHLIYLIREQTITQFMKIADSVLAHTDSANKKDAEFLKKYIEKAKSLNVDFNETYNAAIKEFVKKAKESESRLVIEVTPRFVVGLKRMIDASARIEQRSRVEKKDVLRAIEAVSYALSTARI from the coding sequence ATGAATGTTTCAAATTTCCTAAAAAGCGCGGGTTATTTCTTCCTGCTCATGCGCCCGTTCTCAAAGCCTGAAAAAGACGCTCTTGACACGATTCTCCCGGACCTGCCGAAAGACGCGCGCACCACTGCAAAAAAGCTCGTAAAGCAATACAAAGCAAGAATCGCAAGAAAACAAATGCCTTACAGCGAAAAAATAACTTCCATAAGGCATTATTCGCTGCTTGAAGCATACGGCGAAGAATCAAAAGACGAAATTGCGCGCTTGAATAAGATTCTAATAGATGCAGCAGAAACCCGCATAACTGAAGAGTTTTCAAAAAACGCGTGGCAGAACCTCCAGAAGATTTTTGCTCCACACCTCATAGGATTTGACGACATAAAAAAAGGAGTTCTGCTCCAGATATTTTCAAAGGATCCAGTTCACGTTCTTCTTATCGGAGACACAGGAACCGGAAAAACAGACATCCTGCGCGCAGCAGAAGACATCTCACCCATTTCAGCATTCGGCCTTGGCTCAGGAACATCAAACACAGGCCTTACAGCCACAGTGCGCGGAAAAGAAGTAAGAAAAGGCATACTTTCGCTTGCCGACAACGGCATGGCGCTGATTGATGAACTGAACCTTATGAAAACCGAAGACCGCGCAGGGCTTTACAATGCAATGGAAAAAGGCTTTATCACATTTGACAAAGGCGGCAACCACTTTAAGTTCGATGCGCGCTGTTCTGTACTAGCCAGTGCAAACCCGAAAGGGAGTAAATTCAAAGGAACTACGCTTAAAGAAACAAAAGCCCAAATGCCGTTTGAGCCTGCGCTTATTTCAAGATTCCATCTAATATACCTCATTCGCGAGCAGACAATAACTCAATTCATGAAAATCGCTGACAGCGTTCTCGCGCACACCGATTCTGCAAATAAAAAAGACGCGGAATTCCTCAAAAAGTACATTGAAAAAGCAAAGTCACTTAATGTTGATTTCAACGAGACATACAACGCTGCAATAAAGGAATTTGTCAAAAAAGCAAAAGAAAGTGAAAGCCGCCTCGTGATAGAAGTGACGCCGCGGTTTGTTGTGGGATTGAAGCGAATGATTGATGCAAGCGCGCGGATTGAACAGCGCAGCCGCGTTGAGAAAAAAGATGTGCTGCGCGCAATTGAAGCTGTTTCTTACGCGCTGAGTACGGCAAGGATTTGA
- a CDS encoding tryptophan--tRNA ligase, which produces MVVQKVTPWEVEGTVDYDKLIKEFGTKPVDAQLKAKIEKITGESNIFMRRGFYYSHRDMDLILKDYESGKGFFLYNGIATGGEIHIGHLISFIFAKWLQDKFKVNYYIQIPDEEKFLFKQNLNWEDMQNRAMENALHLAALGFDPDRTFMFRNTEYIKQMYPIAMKVAKKVNYSTVKAVFGFNDQSNIGMIFYPALQIVPTFFENKRCLIPAGIDQDNYWRPQRDIAESLGGCKTAAMHNKFLPPLTGISGKMSASAKDTAIYLSDDEKTVKQKVMKYAFSGGQPTVEEHRKLGGNPDIDVSFQWLSILFEEDDKKLEQIREDYKSGKLLSGEMKQILIEKLNAFLREHKKKKENAKALAEKIMYSGKLAQAMWKC; this is translated from the coding sequence ATGGTCGTTCAAAAAGTCACCCCTTGGGAAGTCGAAGGAACTGTAGATTATGACAAGCTCATTAAAGAGTTCGGGACAAAACCAGTAGACGCGCAGCTTAAGGCAAAAATTGAGAAGATAACTGGCGAATCAAACATATTTATGCGCCGCGGCTTCTATTACTCGCACAGGGATATGGACTTGATACTGAAGGATTATGAAAGCGGCAAAGGTTTTTTTCTTTACAATGGAATCGCGACAGGAGGGGAAATCCATATCGGGCACTTGATTTCTTTCATTTTCGCAAAATGGCTGCAGGATAAATTCAAGGTAAATTATTACATCCAGATACCTGATGAAGAGAAATTCCTATTTAAGCAAAACCTCAACTGGGAAGACATGCAAAACAGGGCAATGGAAAACGCGCTTCATCTCGCCGCCCTTGGTTTTGACCCTGACAGGACGTTCATGTTCCGGAACACAGAATACATAAAACAAATGTATCCGATTGCCATGAAAGTAGCAAAAAAAGTAAATTATTCCACTGTTAAAGCAGTCTTCGGATTTAATGACCAGTCAAATATCGGCATGATATTTTATCCCGCATTGCAGATTGTGCCAACGTTTTTTGAAAATAAGAGATGCCTGATACCTGCGGGAATTGATCAGGATAATTACTGGAGGCCTCAGCGCGACATCGCAGAATCCCTTGGCGGCTGCAAAACTGCAGCAATGCATAATAAATTCCTTCCGCCTTTGACAGGCATCTCGGGAAAAATGAGTGCGAGCGCAAAAGACACCGCCATTTATCTTTCTGATGACGAAAAAACAGTAAAGCAAAAGGTCATGAAATACGCATTCTCAGGCGGTCAGCCAACAGTAGAAGAACATAGAAAACTGGGCGGAAACCCCGACATAGATGTTTCATTCCAATGGCTCTCGATTTTATTTGAAGAAGATGACAAAAAACTCGAACAAATCCGAGAGGACTACAAAAGCGGAAAGCTTCTCAGTGGTGAAATGAAACAGATTCTTATAGAGAAACTCAATGCATTTTTGCGCGAACATAAAAAGAAAAAAGAAAATGCAAAAGCGCTTGCAGAAAAGATAATGTATTCGGGCAAACTCGCACAAGCAATGTGGAAATGTTAA
- the minD gene encoding cell division ATPase MinD: MTRVIAVTGGKGGVGKTTLTANLGAALNEFGQRTLVIDGNLTTPNLGFHLGVPLYPKTLHDVLRGEADVNEAMYVHPSGLRVIPAGISMSDLKNTKPDKLQKVVADAADGHDVVFLDCAAGLGKEAVATLKSVDELLIVTNPQLPAVTDALKTIKLAEELGVGVIGVVLNRVRGHSSELSNADIESLLGHPIIASIPEDPTVHDSLAAKTPVTAYSPSSKSAVAMKALAAKIGGIEWQPPTKGGPAMSIFERIFSFLKI; this comes from the coding sequence ATGACGCGCGTTATCGCTGTTACTGGGGGAAAAGGCGGAGTTGGAAAGACCACACTTACCGCAAATCTAGGTGCTGCTCTAAATGAGTTCGGTCAAAGAACTCTTGTAATTGACGGGAATCTCACGACCCCAAATCTTGGGTTTCACTTAGGCGTGCCGCTGTATCCGAAAACACTTCACGATGTTCTTAGAGGTGAGGCTGATGTCAACGAGGCTATGTATGTTCATCCTTCGGGGCTTAGGGTAATTCCTGCAGGAATCTCCATGAGCGACCTTAAAAACACAAAGCCGGACAAGCTCCAGAAAGTTGTTGCCGATGCTGCAGATGGGCACGATGTGGTATTTCTTGACTGCGCGGCAGGCCTTGGCAAAGAGGCTGTAGCAACGCTAAAATCCGTTGACGAGCTTTTGATTGTCACAAATCCTCAGCTTCCGGCAGTAACTGACGCGCTTAAGACAATAAAGCTTGCAGAAGAGCTTGGCGTTGGTGTTATCGGTGTTGTCTTAAACCGCGTTCGCGGGCATTCATCAGAGCTTTCAAATGCAGATATCGAGTCTCTTTTGGGGCATCCGATAATCGCATCAATTCCTGAAGATCCTACTGTGCACGATTCTCTTGCAGCAAAGACGCCGGTTACAGCTTATTCTCCGAGTTCAAAATCTGCAGTGGCCATGAAGGCGCTTGCGGCAAAAATAGGCGGAATCGAATGGCAGCCGCCAACAAAGGGAGGGCCTGCCATGTCGATTTTCGAGCGAATTTTCAGTTTCCTTAAGATATAG